From Raphanus sativus cultivar WK10039 unplaced genomic scaffold, ASM80110v3 Scaffold1705, whole genome shotgun sequence, the proteins below share one genomic window:
- the LOC130504621 gene encoding auxin response factor 17-like codes for MSPPSAVNHREIDPKIWRACAGASVQIPALFSRVYYFPQGHVEHCCPSSTISSASAVAASPIPCVVSSISLLADPVTDEVFAHLSLHPVSHDQFLPPHPHPHPPSSRFGRFLEEEEESSGEEKVVTFAKVLTASDANNGGGFSVPRYCADSVFPPLDFQADPPVQKLFITDVHGVVWDFRHIYRGTPRRHLLTTGWSKFVNNKKLICGDSVVFMRKSVHEMFIGVRRAPSSNKSGGGSYYGGGGGGGVTGDEYFPGYNYYGGGGVKKEDVGGGEKKWFRRDGNGKLTEEAVTEAIGKASQGLPFEVVYYPTAGWSDFVVRAEDVEASVSVYWAPGTRVKMAMETEDSSRITWFQGVVSASFQETWKQLQITWDEPEILQNLKRVNPWQVEVVVNSSTQLHATYLPPTKRTKYPSSSGFFGGGEEGEMIYSGRGGQAMDPSHYGYTTYTTVPAGMQGARHYEFGSYNNNNNSTGFIGENAHPEFINFFSPLPGLGRVSTSLMVNFGGSPPPSDDLSPNSNTTNVSSGNDAGGNNRGVSFQLFGKVINVQEPAESGGVAESSLCEDDGSKESSDNEAQLVQGHGGR; via the exons ATGTCACCTCCCTCGGCGGTTAACCACCGCGAGATCGACCCTAAGATCTGGCGCGCCTGCGCGGGAGCCTCCGTCCAGATCCCCGCGCTCTTCTCTCGCGTCTACTACTTCCCGCAAGGACACGTGGAGCACTGCTGCCCTTCCTCAACCATCTCCTCCGCCTCCGCCGTCGCGGCTTCTCCGATCCCCTGCGTCGTCTCCTCGATCAGCCTCCTCGCGGATCCGGTCACCGACGAGGTCTTCGCTCACCTCTCGCTTCACCCCGTGTCTCACGATCAGTTCCTTCCCcctcatcctcatcctcatcctccCTCTTCTCGATTCGGGAGATTCCtcgaagaggaagaggagagcaGCGGCGAGGAGAAGGTCGTCACGTTCGCGAAGGTCCTCACGGCTTCCGACGCCAATAACGGGGGAGGATTCTCCGTCCCGCGATACTGCGCGGACTCCGTCTTCCCTCCCCTCGATTTCCAGGCCGATCCTCCCGTCCAGAAGCTCTTCATCACCGACGTTCACGGCGTCGTCTGGGACTTCCGTCACATCTACCGAGGTACTCCCAGGAGGCACTTGCTAACCACGGGGTGGAGCAAGTTCGTCAACAACAAGAAGCTCATCTGCGGAGATTCCGTCGTTTTCATGAGGAAGTCTGTTCACGAGATGTTTATAGGCGTGAGGAGAGCTCCGAGCTCTAACAAATCCGGAGGAGGAAGCTACTACGGCGGTGGCGGCGGTGGTGGCGTTACCGGGGATGAGTACTTCCCCGGTTACAACTACTACGGAGGCGGAGGAGTTAAGAAGGAAGACGTTGGTGGAGGCGAGAAGAAGTGGTTTAGGAGAGATGGGAACGGGAAGCTGACGGAGGAGGCGGTTACGGAGGCGATCGGGAAAGCCTCGCAGGGCTTACCGTTCGAGGTCGTGTATTACCCGACGGCGGGGTGGTCTGACTTCGTGGTGAGAGCCGAAGACGTAGAGGCCTCGGTGAGTGTCTACTGGGCTCCTGGGACTAGAGTCAAGATGGCGATGGAGACGGAGGATTCCTCGAGGATCACTTGGTTTCAAGGCGTCGTCTCCGCTTCGTTTCAGGAGACGTGGAAACAGCTtcag ATCACATGGGATGAGCCTGAGATTCTGCAGAACTTGAAGAGGGTGAATCCTTGGCAAGTGGAGGTCGTTGTGAACTCGTCGACTCAGCTTCACGCTACTTACCTTCCTCCAACAAAGAGGACGAAGTATCCTTCATCGAGTGGGTTCTTTGGTGGAGGAGAGGAAGGAGAGATGATCTATTCGGGAAGAGGAGGACAAGCGATGGATCCAAGTCACTATGGGTACACTACTTACACTACAGTTCCTGCTGGCATGCAGGGAGCCAGGCATTATGAATTTGGGtcttacaacaacaacaacaactcaaCCGGATTCATCGGAGAGAACGCTCACCCTGAGTTCATCAACTTCTTTAGTCCTCTTCCCGGTTTGGGAAGAGTCTCGACGTCTCTGATGGTGAACTTTGGCGGCAGTCCTCCGCCGTCGGATGACTTGTCGCCTAATAGCAACACCACTAATGTTTCCTCTGGAAACGACGCAGGTGGGAACAACCGAGGCGTTAGCTTTCAGCTGTTTGGGAAGGTGATAAACGTGCAGGAGCCTGCCGAGAGCGGTGGTGTGGCTGAGTCTAGCTTGTGTGAAGACGATGGAAGCAAAGAGTCCAGTGACAATGAGGCCCAGTTGGTGCAGGGTCATGGAGGAAGGTGA
- the LOC108825729 gene encoding uncharacterized protein LOC108825729 codes for MDPSCTNSVNGFYTFLNKSMEDLERVYLSNSFMSLQFLQRVICLLRTSHSHLTLLVQKLNLPVGDKWLDDYMDETSKLWDVCHVIKSSLSSVESFCSAAISVTSTLDGHHHNHRQVMRAITGCRREAVGIEEENRALMENRVQRFPFWSEQVTAMESSKIQNGFSGFRGVMNTIKNMNTLFLTILTQGLVYSIPGETTAAAATTTATAMARLKQRVAAEMERTGVKKGVMMYEYRRSKTAVEELKTELERRWCGGGGEEEEEEKGLRERVESLKVSVGSLRSGTESVIAQIDDFFDEIVDGRKMLLAFCSHR; via the exons ATGGATCCTTCTTGCACAAACTCAGTAAACGGATTCTACACCTTTCTAAACAAATCAATGGAAGATCTCGAAAGGGTCTATCTCTCCAACAGTTTCATGTCCCTTCAGTTCCTACAGAGAGTGATCTGTCTCCTGAGAACCTCTCACTCTCATCTCACACTTCTTGTCCAAAAACTCAACCTCCCTGTCGGCGACAAGTGGCTCGACGACTACATGGACGAGACCTCCAAGCTCTGGGACGTCTGCCACGTCATCAAATCATCTCTCTCCTCCGTGGAAAGCTTTTGCTCCGCCGCGATTTCCGTGACCTCCACTCTCGACGGCCACCACCACAACCACCGtcag GTGATGCGAGCGATAACTGGATGTCGGAGAGAAGCGGTGGGGATAGAGGAAGAGAACAGAGCTCTGATGGAGAACCGTGTCCAAAGGTTTCCCTTTTGGTCGGAGCAAGTCACGGCGATGGAGTCGTCGAAGATACAGAACGGGTTCAGCGGGTTCAGAGGAGTGATGAACACGATCAAGAACATGAACACTCTGTTTCTCACGATCTTGACGCAAGGCCTTGTTTACAGCATCCCGGGGGAGACTACAGCGGCGGCGGCGACGACGACGGCGACGGCGATGGCGAGGCTGAAGCAGAGAGTGGCGGCGGAGATGGAGAGGACGGGGGTGAAGAAAGGGGTGATGATGTATGAGTACAGGAGGAGCAAGACGGCGGTGGAGGAGCTCAAGACAGAGCTCGAACGGCGGTGGTGCGGCGGCgggggagaggaggaggaggaggagaaaggGTTGAGGGAGAGAGTTGAGAGTTTGAAAGTGAGTGTTGGGAGTTTGAGGAGTGGAACAGAGAGTGTTATTGCTCAGATTGATGATTTCTTTGATGAGATTGTTGATGGTAGAAAAATGCTTTTGGCTTTCTGTAGCCACAGATAA